Proteins encoded together in one Papaver somniferum cultivar HN1 unplaced genomic scaffold, ASM357369v1 unplaced-scaffold_21, whole genome shotgun sequence window:
- the LOC113340229 gene encoding indole-3-acetic acid-amido synthetase GH3.6-like isoform X1 yields MVVHENTSTTIEDVWVEKNKKALQFIEDATTNAGEIQKSLLSEILSRNAHVEYLRRHGLDVNGTHIDHRETTFKKVIPVITYEDLKPDIQRIANGDTSPILCSQPISEFYVSSGTSSGNPKLMLTTEEQAEQVWFFRSLVMPVMNQHIPGLDKGKAMYFTFTTSKCSKTPGGWIARPALASLFKSSQFKNLLSSGDPYYNYTSPIETILCEDNYQSMYSQLLCGLCQNDTVVRVGTVFCYSFILVIRFLEEHWTLLCNDIRTGTIDKRITDPLVRQGIIRAIALNPNPVLADFIEMQCSMDNSSSWKGIIPRLWPNTKCIETIVSGSMSKYIPALDYYSNGLPIVSARYASTEGHFGLNLNPLCKPNEISYTLIPTMAYFEFLPLENNDISVNHSPNGVGDDRGEKRQQDTVVLADVKLGQEYELVVTTIAGLYRFRVGDVLRVTGFMNKAPQFNFVCRRGVVLSIDADKTDETELQNAIENAIIKHLLPLQASLEDYTSYADPSIIPGHYVLYWELHSFGNSQAVAPNGIPSSVFEDCCITIEECLSSVYRAFRVAGKISSLEIKVVKQGSFRKMMEHAKSQGASISQYKTPGCLKSIAMVDLMNSMVVTSYFSPKCPSFVSGHSVSSG; encoded by the exons ATGGTGGTTCACGAAAACACTAGCACCACTATTGAAGATGTTTGGGTGGAGAAGAACAAGAAAGCACTCCAGTTCATAGAGGATGCGACGACAAATGCCGGTGAAATTCAGAAGAGTCTACTCTCTGAAATACTGTCTCGTAATGCTCATGTCGAGTACTTGCGGAGACATGGTTTAGATGTCAACGGAACACATATAGATCACCGTGAGACGACCTTTAAGAAAGTCATCCCAGTCATCACTTATGAGGATCTCAAGCCAGATATCCAACGTATTGCTAATGGTGATACTTCACCGATCCTCTGCTCACAGCCTATTTCAGAGTTTTATGTTAG CTCTGGTACTTCATCAGGAAATCCAAAATTGATGCTAACAACAGAAGAGCAAGCTGAACAGGTATGGTTCTTCCGAAGCCTAGTGATGCCTGTGATGAATCAACATATTCCCGGCTTAGACAAAGGCAAGGCTATGTATTTTACGTTTACAACTTCTAAATGCTCCAAAACACCGGGAGGGTGGATAGCTCGTCCGGCACTTGCCAGCCTCTTCAAGAGTTCACAGTTCAAGAATTTACTTTCATCAGGTGATCCTTACTACAACTATACTAGCCCTATCGAAACTATACTTTGCGAAGATAATTACCAAAGCATGTATTCACAATTGCTTTGTGGGCTCTGTCAGAATGACACTGTTGTTCGAGTTGGAACAGTTTTTTGCTACAGTTTCATTTTAGTTATAAGGTTCTTAGAAGAACACTGGACCCTTCTGTGCAACGATATTCGAACAGGAACCATAGACAAGCGAATTACTGATCCATTGGTTCGACAAGGGATCATAAGGGCAATAGCACTTAATCCAAACCCTGTATTGGCAGACTTTATCGAGATGCAATGTAGTATGGATAACTCATCATCGTGGAAAGGGATTATACCTAGGTTATGGCCTAACACAAAGTGTATAGAGACTATAGTAAGTGGCAGCATGTCCAAGTATATTCCAGCTCTTGATTATTACAGCAATGGCCTGCCCATTGTTTCTGCTAGGTATGCTTCGACTGAGGGTCACTTTGGTTTAAATTTGAATCCTCTATGCAAACCTAATGAAATATCTTATACCCTCATCCCTACTATGGCTTATTTCGAGTTCTTGCCTCTGGAAAATAATGACATATCGGTAAACCATAGTCCAAATGGTGTCGGTGATGATCGTGGAGAAAAGCGGCAGCAAGATACAGTTGTCCTCGCCGATGTTAAGCTGGGACAAGAGTATGAACTTGTTGTAACCACTATTGCTG GGTTGTATCGTTTCAGGGTTGGAGACGTGCTCCGCGTAACTGGATTTATGAACAAGGCTCCTCAATTCAACTTTGTATGCCGAAGAGGAGTAGTTTTGAGCATTGATGCTGATAAAACAGATGAAACCGAGCTGCAAAATGCCATTGAGAATGCCATCATCAAGCATCTCCTACCGTTGCAGGCATCACTTGAAGACTACACTAGTTATGCTGATCCATCAATTATTCCAGGCCACTACGTATTATACTGGGAGCTTCACTCTTTCGGAAATAGCCAAGCAGTAGCCCCAAATGGTATCCCGTCGTCGGTGTTTGAAGATTGTTGTATCACAATTGAAGAGTGCCTAAGCTCTGTGTATCGTGCATTCCGTGTTGCtggaaaaataagctctctaGAGATTAAAGTAGTCAAACAAGGAAGTTTTAGAAAGATGATGGAGCACGCCAAGAGTCAAGGTGCTTCAATAAGCCAGTACAAGACTCCCGGATGCTTGAAATCTATTGCCATGGTTGATCTAATGAACTCTATGGTTGTTACCAGTTACTTCAGTCCCAAATGCCCAAGTTTTGTTTCTGGCCACAGTGTAAGCTCGGGGTAA
- the LOC113340229 gene encoding indole-3-acetic acid-amido synthetase GH3.6-like isoform X2 gives MVVHENTSTTIEDVWVEKNKKALQFIEDATTNAGEIQKSLLSEILSRNAHVEYLRRHGLDVNGTHIDHRETTFKKVIPVITYEDLKPDIQRIANGDTSPILCSQPISEFYVSSGTSSGNPKLMLTTEEQAEQVWFFRSLVMPVMNQHIPGLDKGKAMYFTFTTSKCSKTPGGWIARPALASLFKSSQFKNLLSSGDPYYNYTSPIETILCEDNYQSMYSQLLCGLCQNDTVVRVGTVFCYSFILVIRFLEEHWTLLCNDIRTGTIDKRITDPLVRQGIIRAIALNPNPVLADFIEMQCSMDNSSSWKGIIPRLWPNTKCIETIVSGSMSKYIPALDYYSNGLPIVSASPNGVGDDRGEKRQQDTVVLADVKLGQEYELVVTTIAGLYRFRVGDVLRVTGFMNKAPQFNFVCRRGVVLSIDADKTDETELQNAIENAIIKHLLPLQASLEDYTSYADPSIIPGHYVLYWELHSFGNSQAVAPNGIPSSVFEDCCITIEECLSSVYRAFRVAGKISSLEIKVVKQGSFRKMMEHAKSQGASISQYKTPGCLKSIAMVDLMNSMVVTSYFSPKCPSFVSGHSVSSG, from the exons ATGGTGGTTCACGAAAACACTAGCACCACTATTGAAGATGTTTGGGTGGAGAAGAACAAGAAAGCACTCCAGTTCATAGAGGATGCGACGACAAATGCCGGTGAAATTCAGAAGAGTCTACTCTCTGAAATACTGTCTCGTAATGCTCATGTCGAGTACTTGCGGAGACATGGTTTAGATGTCAACGGAACACATATAGATCACCGTGAGACGACCTTTAAGAAAGTCATCCCAGTCATCACTTATGAGGATCTCAAGCCAGATATCCAACGTATTGCTAATGGTGATACTTCACCGATCCTCTGCTCACAGCCTATTTCAGAGTTTTATGTTAG CTCTGGTACTTCATCAGGAAATCCAAAATTGATGCTAACAACAGAAGAGCAAGCTGAACAGGTATGGTTCTTCCGAAGCCTAGTGATGCCTGTGATGAATCAACATATTCCCGGCTTAGACAAAGGCAAGGCTATGTATTTTACGTTTACAACTTCTAAATGCTCCAAAACACCGGGAGGGTGGATAGCTCGTCCGGCACTTGCCAGCCTCTTCAAGAGTTCACAGTTCAAGAATTTACTTTCATCAGGTGATCCTTACTACAACTATACTAGCCCTATCGAAACTATACTTTGCGAAGATAATTACCAAAGCATGTATTCACAATTGCTTTGTGGGCTCTGTCAGAATGACACTGTTGTTCGAGTTGGAACAGTTTTTTGCTACAGTTTCATTTTAGTTATAAGGTTCTTAGAAGAACACTGGACCCTTCTGTGCAACGATATTCGAACAGGAACCATAGACAAGCGAATTACTGATCCATTGGTTCGACAAGGGATCATAAGGGCAATAGCACTTAATCCAAACCCTGTATTGGCAGACTTTATCGAGATGCAATGTAGTATGGATAACTCATCATCGTGGAAAGGGATTATACCTAGGTTATGGCCTAACACAAAGTGTATAGAGACTATAGTAAGTGGCAGCATGTCCAAGTATATTCCAGCTCTTGATTATTACAGCAATGGCCTGCCCATTGTTTCTGCTAG TCCAAATGGTGTCGGTGATGATCGTGGAGAAAAGCGGCAGCAAGATACAGTTGTCCTCGCCGATGTTAAGCTGGGACAAGAGTATGAACTTGTTGTAACCACTATTGCTG GGTTGTATCGTTTCAGGGTTGGAGACGTGCTCCGCGTAACTGGATTTATGAACAAGGCTCCTCAATTCAACTTTGTATGCCGAAGAGGAGTAGTTTTGAGCATTGATGCTGATAAAACAGATGAAACCGAGCTGCAAAATGCCATTGAGAATGCCATCATCAAGCATCTCCTACCGTTGCAGGCATCACTTGAAGACTACACTAGTTATGCTGATCCATCAATTATTCCAGGCCACTACGTATTATACTGGGAGCTTCACTCTTTCGGAAATAGCCAAGCAGTAGCCCCAAATGGTATCCCGTCGTCGGTGTTTGAAGATTGTTGTATCACAATTGAAGAGTGCCTAAGCTCTGTGTATCGTGCATTCCGTGTTGCtggaaaaataagctctctaGAGATTAAAGTAGTCAAACAAGGAAGTTTTAGAAAGATGATGGAGCACGCCAAGAGTCAAGGTGCTTCAATAAGCCAGTACAAGACTCCCGGATGCTTGAAATCTATTGCCATGGTTGATCTAATGAACTCTATGGTTGTTACCAGTTACTTCAGTCCCAAATGCCCAAGTTTTGTTTCTGGCCACAGTGTAAGCTCGGGGTAA